From one Meiothermus sp. CFH 77666 genomic stretch:
- the mreD gene encoding rod shape-determining protein MreD, whose protein sequence is MRILLIVVLAFVLQGFVSGLLGDSFAPPDLIYLAALLLVASVSPFVGLPLAFILGLLQDLLSAGYPGLHAVGLLLAAYAYYRLSRLVHWDELAGQAVILGGSFVAKWLGILLVAFWLRLGAFNPLTLWSVIVPEMLLTLLLAPFAIQLSRQLFAVRSK, encoded by the coding sequence ATGCGAATCCTTTTGATTGTTGTATTGGCTTTTGTACTCCAGGGCTTTGTTTCTGGACTGCTTGGAGACAGTTTTGCGCCCCCGGATCTGATTTATCTGGCGGCTTTGTTGCTGGTTGCCTCGGTGTCGCCTTTTGTCGGTCTGCCGCTGGCCTTTATCCTGGGGTTGCTGCAAGACCTGCTCTCGGCAGGGTATCCGGGGCTGCATGCGGTGGGGCTCTTACTTGCCGCCTATGCCTACTACCGCCTTTCACGGCTGGTACACTGGGACGAGTTAGCCGGTCAGGCCGTCATTTTGGGGGGGAGCTTCGTGGCCAAATGGCTCGGAATTCTGCTGGTGGCATTTTGGCTGCGGCTCGGCGCATTCAACCCTCTCACGCTCTGGTCGGTTATCGTACCGGAGATGCTGCTGACCCTTCTTTTAGCGCCATTTGCCATTCAACTCTCCCGGCAACTTTTTGCAGTTCGCAGCAAATAG
- a CDS encoding penicillin-binding transpeptidase domain-containing protein, whose amino-acid sequence MNSRVWILLGLFYLLLLLFVGRLWQLQVLQYEQYATRSQGNYLRTETSLAPRGRILDRNGQVIATNRLAVDLIYLGGEVHFKERILALAGLKELPRVEREPVELMVNIPEALVPTLAELTAGEPNLKLLERIERVYPNPIAGPVIGYTALPSQEQLKEGYDPEELVGAAGLEAALEAQLKGIKGVVLAEVNARGQRVRFEELKEPQAGTDVYLTLDLNLQRAAEQALREGVEDINRIRLRYGLPLARQAKGAIVALDPRNGEVLAMATAPAFDPNLFGRRPRPNDKIRELFADKDRPTLNRAVNAYPPGSTYKLATSSLALESGYVSPGTAYRCSPYIVFGGIRRNWARVDMGMMTVKEAIAQSCNTWYYQVAMLDPIGMVNKLHKRALELGVGRPTGLEIGEQTGIVPTLQWKRQNIPKDPRWWPGETLSIAIGQGYNKATPVQIARMLATIAQSGNQPELHLVLRIGNQAIQRPNTQVPGKYWKELQDGLRKTVTWGTAKHVLGNFPVSTAGKTGTAQNETLTPGLEHAWYMGYGPVDPADPRPPLVVVAFFENGGEGSGVALPAVRKVMAAYWKVGQDFAAR is encoded by the coding sequence GTGAACAGCCGTGTCTGGATTTTGCTGGGGCTTTTTTACCTCCTGTTGCTGCTGTTTGTAGGGCGGCTATGGCAGTTACAGGTGCTTCAGTACGAGCAGTATGCCACCCGCAGCCAGGGCAACTACCTTCGCACCGAAACCTCGCTAGCCCCCAGGGGGCGCATTCTGGACCGCAACGGGCAGGTAATCGCTACCAACCGACTGGCGGTGGATTTGATTTACCTGGGTGGGGAAGTACATTTCAAGGAGCGCATTCTGGCTCTGGCCGGGCTCAAGGAACTGCCCAGGGTAGAGCGGGAGCCGGTAGAGCTGATGGTGAACATTCCGGAGGCGCTCGTGCCCACCCTGGCCGAGCTGACCGCCGGGGAGCCCAATCTGAAGCTCCTGGAGCGTATCGAGCGGGTTTACCCCAATCCCATTGCCGGGCCGGTGATTGGGTACACCGCCCTGCCCAGCCAGGAACAGCTCAAGGAAGGCTACGACCCCGAGGAGCTGGTAGGAGCAGCGGGCCTCGAGGCCGCCCTGGAAGCCCAGCTCAAGGGCATCAAAGGGGTGGTGCTGGCCGAGGTGAATGCCCGGGGGCAGCGGGTGCGTTTTGAAGAACTCAAAGAACCCCAGGCCGGCACCGATGTGTACCTGACCCTCGACCTGAATCTCCAACGGGCTGCCGAGCAGGCGCTACGGGAGGGGGTGGAGGACATCAACCGCATCCGCCTTCGCTATGGGCTTCCACTGGCCCGGCAGGCCAAAGGGGCCATCGTGGCCCTCGACCCGCGCAACGGCGAGGTGCTGGCCATGGCCACCGCCCCCGCCTTCGACCCCAACCTATTTGGCCGCAGACCTCGCCCCAACGACAAAATCCGTGAGCTGTTTGCCGACAAAGACCGACCCACCCTGAACCGGGCGGTGAATGCCTATCCCCCGGGCTCCACCTACAAGCTGGCCACCTCGAGCCTGGCTCTGGAAAGCGGCTACGTGAGCCCCGGCACGGCCTACCGCTGCAGCCCGTATATCGTGTTTGGCGGCATCCGGCGCAACTGGGCGCGGGTGGATATGGGCATGATGACCGTGAAGGAAGCCATTGCCCAGAGCTGCAACACCTGGTACTACCAGGTGGCCATGCTCGACCCCATCGGCATGGTGAACAAGCTCCACAAGCGGGCACTGGAGTTGGGGGTGGGCCGCCCGACCGGGCTCGAGATCGGCGAACAGACCGGCATTGTGCCCACCCTGCAATGGAAGCGGCAGAACATCCCCAAAGACCCCCGCTGGTGGCCCGGCGAAACCCTCTCGATTGCCATCGGGCAGGGCTACAACAAAGCCACCCCTGTCCAGATTGCCCGCATGCTGGCTACCATCGCCCAGAGCGGCAACCAACCCGAGCTGCACCTGGTGTTACGCATTGGCAACCAGGCCATCCAGAGGCCCAATACCCAGGTACCGGGCAAATACTGGAAGGAACTGCAAGACGGGCTGCGCAAGACCGTTACCTGGGGCACTGCCAAGCACGTGCTGGGCAACTTTCCTGTATCTACTGCTGGCAAGACCGGCACCGCCCAGAACGAAACCCTGACCCCCGGCCTCGAGCACGCCTGGTACATGGGCTACGGCCCGGTAGACCCTGCCGACCCTCGCCCCCCTTTGGTGGTGGTGGCCTTCTTCGAAAACGGCGGTGAGGGCAGTGGGGTGGCCCTGCCCGCCGTGCGCAAGGTCATGGCGGCGTACTGGAAAGTGGGGCAGGATTTCGCGGCCCGCTAG
- the mreC gene encoding rod shape-determining protein MreC, with translation MSDTVIRRALLFSLLLLGILLVTVTRQSAPTLPGEFAARTAPLFGFSFRLGQNARASLAAIFDRRDLRAEQRRMQAELQQLRQENQRLTLENRKLQATLRVQAVQGLGVAAVAPVIDDDASGLYRRLFLGAGSAQGLRVGMPVTTASGLVGVITEVTPNNAVVRTVLDPESRVGVRLAGAPGRGIAYGAPPRMLRVEIAPEASVKPGDKVVTGALLGLYPAGISVGTVEQVLPTSPGALKKVLLVRPAVQLSLLEEVQVLKPL, from the coding sequence ATGAGCGATACCGTTATCCGTCGGGCTTTGCTGTTCAGCTTATTGCTGCTGGGAATCTTGCTGGTCACCGTGACCCGGCAATCGGCCCCTACCTTGCCGGGCGAGTTTGCCGCCCGCACCGCCCCTTTGTTTGGCTTCTCCTTTCGCCTGGGTCAGAATGCCAGGGCCAGCCTGGCCGCTATATTTGACCGCCGCGACCTGCGGGCCGAGCAACGCCGGATGCAAGCCGAGCTGCAACAACTCCGGCAAGAAAACCAGCGCCTGACGCTGGAAAACCGCAAGCTTCAGGCCACCTTGCGCGTACAGGCTGTTCAGGGTTTGGGGGTGGCGGCGGTTGCGCCTGTGATTGACGACGATGCTTCAGGGCTTTATCGAAGGCTTTTTTTAGGGGCTGGTTCGGCCCAGGGTTTGCGGGTCGGAATGCCGGTCACAACTGCCAGTGGACTGGTAGGGGTCATCACCGAGGTCACGCCAAACAATGCCGTGGTTCGCACAGTGCTCGACCCCGAATCGCGGGTGGGGGTACGGCTTGCAGGCGCCCCAGGGCGCGGTATTGCTTATGGCGCCCCCCCTCGCATGTTGCGGGTTGAGATTGCTCCAGAGGCCAGCGTCAAACCTGGTGACAAAGTGGTGACCGGCGCTTTGCTGGGCCTCTATCCTGCAGGCATCTCGGTTGGAACGGTGGAGCAGGTCTTGCCCACCTCGCCCGGAGCGCTCAAAAAGGTTTTGCTTGTGCGGCCTGCAGTACAGCTCTCGCTCCTGGAGGAGGTACAGGTACTCAAGCCCTTATGA
- a CDS encoding NAD(P)/FAD-dependent oxidoreductase: MKVVVIGAGVGGLTTAALLAQAGLEVSVLEHHTYPGGSAGTFWHRGFRFDAGATLLAGFDEEGVFTRLERRLGVRFPVRKLAPGEPLMEVWLPDGRVVMRPVGRAFELEAQREAFGRSVQGFWAWQERRALALWKLAQGLPFPPADAQELRQLVRKGLPWALENLADLGGLLADLLRPTVAHAPADPIFRRFLDAQLLIASQTDARGTYALFGAAALDLPHRSPALPQGGMGAIAETLAEAVRMHGGRVLYRHRVERLRVRNGRVEAVEVALGGRRRGEREVLEADVFIANLTLGDLAALIPDGPQPPPPADGWGAFMLHAVVPEGMVPPGAPYRQWAGEGDWTFVSLADAGDPLRGPAGWRVLSASVHTRLAEWRGLSKEGYQAQKQAWQERVLRQVERQIPGIRESALLVLGGTPRTYHFYTRRQDGWVGGYPQKHPFRTPSPRTPFPNLWRVGETIFPGQSVPAVAMGGERVTALILARLGLANPSGPRNPAPLSSTPP; encoded by the coding sequence ATGAAAGTGGTGGTGATCGGCGCGGGGGTGGGGGGGCTTACCACCGCCGCTTTGCTGGCGCAGGCGGGCCTCGAGGTCAGCGTGCTCGAGCACCATACCTACCCCGGCGGCTCGGCGGGCACCTTCTGGCATCGGGGCTTTCGCTTCGATGCGGGGGCTACGTTGCTGGCCGGTTTCGACGAGGAGGGGGTTTTTACCCGGCTCGAGCGCCGGTTGGGGGTTCGCTTCCCGGTGCGCAAGTTGGCCCCGGGCGAACCGCTCATGGAGGTCTGGCTCCCGGATGGCCGGGTGGTGATGCGTCCGGTGGGCCGGGCCTTTGAACTCGAGGCCCAGCGAGAGGCCTTCGGCAGAAGCGTGCAAGGGTTCTGGGCTTGGCAAGAGCGCCGTGCCCTGGCCCTGTGGAAACTGGCCCAGGGCCTGCCCTTCCCACCCGCCGATGCCCAGGAACTGCGGCAGCTTGTGCGGAAGGGACTGCCCTGGGCGCTGGAAAACCTGGCCGACCTGGGGGGCCTTCTGGCCGATTTGCTGCGGCCCACGGTGGCCCATGCGCCTGCCGACCCCATCTTCAGGCGCTTTCTGGATGCCCAGCTGCTGATTGCCTCCCAGACCGATGCCAGGGGCACCTATGCGCTCTTTGGCGCAGCCGCGCTCGACCTACCCCACCGCAGCCCTGCCCTGCCTCAGGGGGGGATGGGGGCCATCGCCGAAACCCTGGCGGAAGCCGTCCGGATGCACGGGGGCCGGGTGCTGTACCGGCACCGGGTCGAACGGCTACGGGTTCGCAACGGGCGGGTGGAGGCCGTGGAGGTCGCACTGGGGGGTCGTCGGCGGGGTGAACGCGAGGTGCTCGAGGCCGACGTTTTTATCGCCAACCTGACCCTCGGCGACCTGGCGGCGCTCATACCGGATGGCCCCCAGCCGCCGCCGCCCGCAGACGGCTGGGGGGCTTTCATGCTGCACGCCGTGGTGCCCGAGGGCATGGTTCCCCCGGGGGCCCCTTACCGGCAGTGGGCGGGGGAGGGCGACTGGACTTTTGTAAGCCTGGCGGATGCCGGCGACCCCTTGCGGGGCCCGGCGGGCTGGCGGGTCTTGTCGGCCTCGGTGCATACCCGGTTGGCCGAGTGGCGGGGCTTATCCAAAGAAGGCTATCAGGCCCAGAAACAAGCCTGGCAGGAACGGGTTCTCCGACAGGTAGAACGGCAGATTCCGGGTATCCGGGAGTCGGCATTGCTTGTGCTGGGCGGAACCCCCCGTACCTACCACTTTTACACCCGCCGACAGGATGGCTGGGTGGGGGGGTATCCGCAAAAACACCCTTTCCGCACCCCCAGCCCCCGAACCCCCTTTCCCAACCTGTGGCGGGTAGGAGAGACCATTTTTCCCGGGCAGTCGGTGCCGGCGGTTGCGATGGGGGGTGAGCGGGTGACCGCCCTGATTCTGGCCCGGCTGGGCCTGGCAAACCCTAGCGGGCCGCGAAATCCTGCCCCACTTTCCAGTACGCCGCCATGA